From a region of the Tamandua tetradactyla isolate mTamTet1 chromosome 10, mTamTet1.pri, whole genome shotgun sequence genome:
- the LOC143648684 gene encoding Golgi-associated RAB2 interactor protein 4-like produces the protein MSGRGEVPYYIVRSGPAASMFNMPMGKLQRHLSEGEYDMFKYAPVFESDFIQVTRRGEVIDMHNRVQIVTVGIVCTSPLLSLPDVMLLAQPVTRRGQTTQGRGHQTEKTMELTRLLPLKLIRLSVHNREKQQLRLKFATGRSFYLQLCPNLDAQEDLFVQWLKIIYLLRPPVESNSGTHAVPAWDMICVPELEEEDQASTSAESHGEGDDIRSLRVVSDMSWASSAGFAGGEGRNYREPSRPAMTTLKPAQPAASWATAGAAMKGSAAGAVVSVMTSMSAGSAQNTVTGPGAASRRPRGGKSHVAMAGVISVPAKNIKVASAGAASKTSECTSSTVALASPSPEGSTSMAIARTSTIKSIVETAAVPTAAESPISSSVSQGQNTGQEAGRRVSQANAAAREKREREQKSRHQVDRQSPGRSFSSHRSTRKDHKQEGHQGSERPSLNQGISRTPPAKDSRSSGKSRMAGSTASSGSTEKGPSRLTSFLRGLRARLTISSSAHRTDVSLVVGSAEHHQGANISALTSVTSGEYPQGDYST, from the coding sequence ATGAGCGGTCGCGGTGAGGTCCCCTACTACATAGTGCGGAGTGGGCCTGCAGCGAGCATGTTCAACATGCCGATGGGCAAGCTGCAGCGCCACCTGTCCGAGGGGGAGTACGATATGTTTAAGTACGCCCCCGTGTTTGAGAGCGACTTCATTCAGGTCACCCGGAGGGGAGAGGTGATTGACATGCACAACCGAGTCCAAATTGTGACCGTGGGCATCGTGTGCACCAGCCCCCTCCTGTCCCTCCCCGATGTCATGCTGCTGGCCCAACCCGTCACCCGCAGGGGCCAGACCACCCAGGGGAGAGGCCACCAAACTGAGAAGACCATGGAGCTCACCAGGCTGCTGCCCTTGAAGCTCATCAGGCTGTCGGTTCACAACCGGGAGAAACAGCAGCTGCGCCTGAAGTTTGCCACCGGCCGCTCCTTTTACCTACAGCTGTGCCCCAATCTGGATGCTCAGGAAGACCTATTCGTGCAGTGGCTAAAAATCATTTACCTCCTGCGCCCACCTGTGGAGAGTAACAGTGGTACTCATGCCGTTCCCGCCTGGGATATGATATGCGTGccagagctggaggaagaggacCAGGCCAGCACATCAGCTGAGTCCCATGGAGAAGGGGATGACATCAGGAGCCTCCGTGTCGTCTCTGACATGTCTTGGGCCTCCTCTGCAGGTTTTGCTGGGGGTGAAGGAAGGAACTATAGAGAGCCCAGCAGGCCTGCCATGACCACCCTCAAACCGGCACAGCCTGCAGCATCCTGGGCAACAGCAGGGGCGGCAATGAAGGGCAGTGCAGCAGGCGCCGTGGTGAGCGTGATGACATCTATGTCTGCAGGTTCTGCGCAAAATACCGTGACAGGACCAGGAGCCGCTTCCAGGCGCCCGAGAGGAGGCAAGAGCCATGTGGCCATGGCGGGTGTCATCAGCGTGCCTGCGAAGAACATCAAGGTGGCCAGTGCTGGGGCGGCAAGCAAGACATCCGAGTGTACCTCCAGCACAGTGGCGTTGGCAAGTCCCTCTCCTGAGGGCAGCACGAGCATGGCGATTGCCAGGACATCCACCATCAAGAGCATCGTAGAAACAGCTGCAGTCCCAACAGCGGCAGAATCGCCCATCTCCAGCTCAGTGAGCCAAGGCCAGAACACTGGACAGGAGGCAGGCCGACGAGTCTCCCAGGCCaacgccgcggcccgggagaaaagggagagggaaCAGAAGAGCAGACACCAAGTTGACCGACAGTCACCAGGCCGGTCCTTCTCTAGCCACAGATCCACCAGGAAAGATCATAAGCAAGAAGGACATCAGGGCAGTGAGCGCCCTTCCCTTAACCAGGGCATTAGCCGCACGCCCCCTGCAAAGGACTCCAGGTCTTCTGGGAAGTCCAGGATGGCTGGATCCACTGCCAGTTCGGGCTCCACAGAAAAGGGTCCGAGCAGGCTCACGTCATTCCTGAGGGGCCTGAGAGCCAGGTTAACTATATCATCGTCAGCCCACAGAACAGATGTGAGCCTCGTCGTGGGGTCAGCTGAGCATCACCAGGGTGCGAACATCAGTGCCCTGACTTCAGTGACCTCCGGGGAGTATCCCCAGGGAGACTATTCCActtga